Sequence from the Ornithinimicrobium humiphilum genome:
CCACCGCGCACGCGCTCACGGGTGCGGACGCCGACGACGTCGAGGTCTGGGGCGGCCGCGGTCTCTACGACGGCGGTGCCCAGCGGGTGCTCGAGGCGGTCCGCGAGGTGCCGGAGGAGAGCTCGGTCGTCTGGCTCGTCGGCCACCAGCCGGTCATGGGCATCGTCGCCGCCGGTCTCGCCGACGAGGACGCCTCCGACCCCGACGCGCTGGCCGCTCTCGACGAGGGCTTCCCCACGGCCACCTGCGCGGTGCTCACCACCGAGGAGGCCTGGGCGGACCTCGGCCCCGGCGACGCCCGGCTCGTCGCCGTCCGCACCGCCCGCGCCTGAGCGGGCCGACCACCTGTCCCCGGCGCCGCCTACAGTGGCGGGTATGACGATCCGGATCGGTGCGCACGTCGACCAGACCGACCCCGTCGCCGAGGCGCTGGCACGCGGCACCACGCTCGTGCAGCACTTCCTCGGCGACCCGCAGGGCTACAAGGGCCCGGAGGTCCACTACGCCGGCGGGGCGGCGGCGCTGCGGGCCGCGGCGGAGGAGGCGGGCGTCGACCTCTACGTCCACGCGCCCTACATCGTCAACGTCGCGACGACCAACAACCGCATCCGCATCCCGAGCCGCAAGCTGCTCCAGCAGCACGTCGACGCGGCCGCCGAGATCGGCGCCAAGGGCCTGATCGTGCACGGTGGCCACGTCAACAAGGGTGACGACCCGGCCACGGGCTTCGACAACTGGCGCAAGGCCATCCAGGCCACCGACCTCAAGGTGCCGGTGCTCATCGAGAACACCGCCGGTGGTGACAACGCCATGGCGCGGCGACTGGACCGCATCGAGGCGCTCTGGGCGGCCGTCCAGGAGGCCGACGGCGCCGAGAACGTCGGCTTCTGCCTCGACACCTGCCACGCATGGGCCGGCGGCATCCCCCTGGCGGAGGCCGCCGAGCGCATCCACGAGATCACGGGCCGGATCGACCTCGTGCACGCCAACGACAGCCGCGACGCCTTCGACTCCGGCGCCGACCGGCACACCAGCTTCGGCACCGGCCAGATCGATCCCGACGAGCTCGCCGCCGTGGTCCGCGCCGCCGGGGCACCGGTCATCTGCGAGACGCCGGGCGGTCCGGAGGAGCACCGGGCCGACTTCGCCTGGCTCCGCGAGCGGCTCTGACGAACCTGTTCGACAACCCCGTGCAGGTCTGTCGGGGGTCGGACGTAGAGTGCTCCGACGTGGCAGAACCGGTGATCAGCGCACGTGGCTTGCGCAAGGTGTACGGCGACTTCACCGCCGTCGACGGCATCGACTTCGAGGTCCGGGCGGGGGAGAGCTTCGGCCTGCTCGGGCCCAACGGCGCCGGCAAGTCGACCACGATGCGGATGATCGGCGGCACCCTCGACCGCTCCGGCGGCGAGCTGACGGTGCTCGGCATGGACCCGGCCGACCACGGCCCGGAGATCCGCGCCCACCTCGGCGTCGTCCCGCAGCAGGACAACCTCGACGAAGAGCTGCGGGTCCGCGAGAACATCGTCATGTACGGCCGCTACTTCGGGCTGCCCCGTTCCTACCTGCTCCCGCGCTCGCAGGAGCTGCTGGCCTTCGCCCAGCTGGAGGCCAAGGCCGACGCCAAGGTCGGCGACCTCTCCGGGGGTATGAAGCGCCGTCTCACCATCGCGCGCGGCCTCGTCAACGAGCCCAAGATCCTCATGCTCGACGAGCCGACGACCGGCCTCGACCCGCAGGCCCGGCACGTGCTCTGGGACCGGCTCTTCCGCCTCAAGGAGGCCGGCACGACGCTGGTCGTCACGACGCACTTCATGGACGAGGCCGAGCAGCTGTGCGACCGGCTCATCGTCGTCGACCACGGCCGGATCATGGCCGAGGGCTCCCCGCGCCAGCTGATCCGCGAGCACTCCACCCGCGAGGTCGTCGAGGTCCGCTTCGGGTCCGAGCGCAACGCCCAGGTCGTCGCCCAGCTCGAGGGCGTCGGCGCGCGCAACGAGGTGCTCCCCGACCGCATCCTCGTCTACACCGACGACGGGGAGGCCGCCCTGGAGGAGATCAACCGCCGGGGCCTGCACCCCATCACCTCGCTGGTGCGTCGCTCCTCGCTGGAGGACGTCTTCCTGCGCCTGACGGGAAGGACGCTCGTTGACTGAGCACGTCCGCACCGAGCTCGACCCGGCCGCGCTGGCCTACTCCGGCAGGGCCCCCGGGCACACCGTCATGGCGGCCCGTGCCCGCGCCCGTGGCACCTGGTTCTACGCCGAGACGGTGCTCCGCGGCATGCGCGCCTACTTCTGGCCGATCATGCTCTACGCCGTCGGCCAGCCCCTCCTCTACATGGTCGCCATGGGCATCGGCCTGGGCACGCTCGTCAGCTCCGGCGTGGGCTCCGTCGACGGCGTCGACTACCTGACGTTCGTGGCCCCGGCGCTGCTCGTCTCCACGGTCGTGATGTCCGTGAGCGGCGAGATGACCTATCCCGTCATGCAGGGCTTCAAGTGGCAGCGCCTCTACTACGGCCCGGTCTCCACGCCGGTCAGCCCGGGGCAGATCGCCCTGGGCCACCTGCTGGCCGTGGTCATCCGCTTCCTGGTCCAGTCGACGATCTTCTGGCTGATCATGCTGGCCTTCGGCGCCGCCCCGAGCGGCTGGTCGTGGCTGGTGGTCCCGATCGGCGTGCTCACCGCGACCGCCTTCGGTGCGCCGCTGCAGGCCTACGCCTCGACGCTGACCGACGAGGGCTTCCAGTTCTCCTTCATCCAGCGCTTCGTCGTCATGCCGATGTTCCTCTTCGCCGGCACCTTCTTCCCGCTCTCGGCGATGCCGACCTACCTGCACTGGATCGGCTGGATCTCGCCGGTGTGGCACGGCACCGAGCTCGCCCGGCTCGCCAGCTACGGCGCGCCGATGTCGCCGCTCATGCTCGTCGTGCACCTCGCCTTCCTGCTCGCCTGCACGGTCACCGGCATGCTGCTCGCCGTCCGCTTTTACACCCGGAGGTTGCGCTCGTGACCGCCAGCACGCCCGCGCCCTCGTCCGCCCCCGTGGAGGCGCCCCGCACCCGCGGGCTGTCGAGGCGCGCCCTCTCCTCGGGCAACGTCGGCGCCGTCCTCGAGCGCGGTTTCACGGTCATCCGCAACCAGAACTGGATGATCCTCGTCTCCGGCTTCTTCGAGCCGGTCTTCTACCTGCTGGCCATGGGCATCGGCATGGGCGGGCTCGTGGGCGAGGTCACCGGCCCGGCGGGGGAGCCGATCCCCTACGCCGCCTACATCGCTCCGGCGCTGCTGGCGACCTCGGCGATGAACGGCGCGATCTACGACTCCACCTGGAACGTCTTCTTCAAGCTGCGCTTCGCCAAGCTCTACCAGGCGATGCTCCAGACCAGCCTGGGCCCGCTCGACGTCGCGCTCGGCGAGATCCTCATGGCCCTCTTCCGCGGCTTCCTCTACGCCCTGGGCTTCCTCGGCGTGCTCGCGGTCATGGGGCTCGTGACGAGCTGGTGGTCGCTGCTCATGGTCCCCGTCGCGGTGCTCATCGCCTTCGGCTTCGCCGCCCTCGGCATGGGCATCACGAGCTACATGAAGACCTTCCAGCAGATGGACCTCATCAACTTCGTCATGCTGCCGATGTTCCTCTTCTCGGCGACCCTCTACCCGATCTCGGTCTACCCCGAGCCGATCCAGTGGTTCGTCATGGCGATGCCGCTCTGGCACGGCGTGGAGCTCATGCGCCAGCTGTCCTTCGGGCACTTCACCGGGGCGACCCTGGTGCACGTCCTCTACTTCGTCGGCATGACCGTGCTCGGGCTCGGTCTGACGACGGTCCGGCTGCGCAAGCTCTTCCTGCGCTGAGTCAGCCGCCCGGGCGCAGGGCCTGGGCGAGCGGGCCCGCGTCCGGCAGGCGGTCGAGGGCCTCGGAGATGGTCCGCTCCTCGTAGCGGAAATGCGACTCCAGGATCGCGCCGATGCCCTCGAGCTCGGCCGCCACGGCACCGAGGTCGGTGCCGGCCGCGGCCCGCTCGATGGCGGTCGCCGCCCGCTGGAGCAGCCAGGAGATCATCGAGTGGTCCTGGACCAGGGCATCGATGGTGTCCCCCAGCTCGGGCGCGGCGTCCCGCAGCGCCGGGAAGACCGAGCGGTCCTCGCCGGTGTGGTGCTCGTGCAGCGCCACGCAGAAGGCGATGCAGTGGTCGAGCGGGCGCGGTGCGGGCTCGGGGACGCGACCCTGCTGAACCGCATCGAGCGCGGTGTGCAGCTGCTCGCGCAGGTCATCGTGCACGGCACGCAGCTCCAGGCTGAGCGCCCGGGCACGGTCGGGGGAGGAGGCTCCGGACATCTGGCGGCCCACCCTAGCGAGGGACGGAGCGGCTGGGCACCCCTCGAACCGGCGCCCCGCGCGGCCCCGCGGGGGGAGAAGGGCCCCGCCCGCTTAGGGTGGTGCGCGTGAGCACCGTCCTGGACCCCGACTCCGCAGACCTGACGCTGCTCCAGGACCGGCAGGTGGCCGTCCTGGGCTACGACGCGGTCGCCGAGGCCCACGCCCTCAACCTGCGCGACTCCGGCGTCGACGTCTGGGTCGGCATCGACCCCGACAGCCGTCGCGCCGTCAGCGCCGAGATCGAGGGCCTGACCGTGCGGTCGCCCGAGGAGGCCGTCGCCCACTGCGACATCGTGCTCGTGCCCGCCGCCGACGACCACAGCCCCGGTCCGGCCACCTTCGACCTGGAGCACCTCCAGCGGCTGCTGGACGAGCACACCGAGCCCGGTGACCTGGTCATCGTCACCTCCGGCGCCCAGGTGCTGCCGGGCGCGCTGAGCGTGCCCGAGGGCGTCGACCTGGCGCTGCTGCGCGCGGTGGGCGACGGCCAGCGCATCCGGGAGGAATTCCTCGACGGCCGCGGCTGCCCGGCGCTCGTCGCGGTCGCCCGCGACGGCAGCGGCGCCGCCTGGGCCACGCTGACCGCCTACGCCGCCGCGATGGGCTCGCTGCGCTCCGGTGCGATCGTCACCACCGTCGAGCACCAGGCCACCGCCCTGGACCTGGCCGAGGAGTGGGTGCACGTCCCGCTGCGCAAGGCCGTAGAGGCCGCCTTCGACGAGCTCGTCCGCCGCGGCGTCGAGGACGAGGTCGCCTACCTCGCGGTCGTGCACGACCTCAAGACCCGCGTGGACCAGATCAACGGGGCGGGCTTCGCCAGCCAGTACGGCCCCGCCGGCCACCCCATCGGGGGGTCCGAGGGCGAGCCGTTGACCCGTCGTGCCGCCGCACGGGCGGCCCACCCGCTGGAGCACGTCGGCCGGCGGGTGCGGGCGATGATGAGCTGGATCCGCTGAGCCGCGGAGCACCTGGCGCCGGAAGCCTGCCCGCGGCCCGTCCTTGACGTCGGGGCACCCGAGCCGCCGTGCCGACCACCGGCGGAGCGGCATACATTGGCCCCATGACCATGACGCCGACGTCCACGTCCTTCGCCGTCACCGAGCGCCCCGAGCGCCGCTCCGCGGAGGAGATCGCCCAGCTGCTGGAGAGCCCCGGCTTCGGCAACCTCTTCACCGAGCACATGGCGCTGATCGACTGGGACCGTGAGCAGGGGTGGCACGACCCGCGGGTGGTGCCCTACGGCCCGATCCAGCTCGACCCCTCCGCGGCGGTCTTCCACTACGCCCAGGAGATCTTCGAGGGCATGAAGGCCTACCGCCACGCGGACGGCTCGATCTGGACCTTCCGCCCCGAGCGCAACGCCGAGCGCTTCAACGCCTCGGCCCGTCGCCTGGCGATGCCCGAGCTGCCCCCGACGATGTTCCTCGACGCCATCAAGGAGGTCGTGACCGTCGACCAGGGGTGGGTGCCGTCGGCGGACTCCGGCGAGACCTCGCTCTACCTGCGGCCGTTCATGATCGCCACCGAGGAGGCGCTGGGCGTCCGCCCGAGCAACCGCTACCTCTTCTCGGTCATCTGCTCCCCGGCCGGCGCCTACTTCAGCGGCGGCCTCAAGCCCGTCAGCCTCTGGGTCAGCGAGCACTACGTGCGCGCCGCCGCGGGCGGCACCGGCGCGGCCAAGTGCGGCGGCAACTACGCCTCCTCGCTCGCCTCGCAGGCCGAGGGCATCGAGCACGGCTGCGACCAGGTCGTCTTCCTCGACGCGCAGGAGCATCGCTACGTCGAGGAGCTCGGCGGCATGAACCTGTTCTTCGTCTACGCCGACGGCCGGGTGGTCACCCCCGAGCTCACCGGCACGATCCTGCCGGGCGTCACCCGCTCCTCGCTGATCGAGCTCGCCCGCGAGCGCGGCCTGGACGTGCAGGAGCGCCGCTTCACCATCGACGAGTGGCGCGAGGGCGTCGCCTCCGGCGAGATCACCGAGGTCTTCGCCTGCGGCACCGCCGCGGTCATCACGCCCGTCGGGCGCCTCGCCTGGAACGGCGGCGAGCTCGAGATGGCCGGCGGCCACGAGCTGACCCTGTCGCTGCGCCAGGAGCTGCTCGACATCCAGTACGGCCGCGCCGAGGACCGCCACGGCTGGCTCTACAAGCTGGTCTGAGCCCCTCCGACCGCCGGGGCCGGCTCCGCGAGGGCCGGCCCCAGCGCGTCGAGCAGCCGACGCCGCAGCGCGTTGCTGCGCACCGTGAAGTCGCGCTGGGCCGCGACGTACTCCGCCTTGCCCTCCGGCGTCTCGATCCGCACCGGCTCGTAGCCGAGCGGTCGCAGGTCGTAGGGGGCCGCGCGCATGTCGAGCTCGCGGATCTCCCGCGCCAGGTCGAAGGCCTCCAGCGTCAGCTCGCCGGGCACGAGCGGCGCCAGCTTGTAGCACCACTTGTAGAGGTCCATGCCCGCGTGCAGGCAGCCGGGCTGCTCGTTGTCCAGCTGGCCCTCGCGGGTCGGCGTCAGGGTGTTGCGCGGGGCCGCGTCGGGGGTGAAGAAGCGGTAGGCGTCGAAGTGGGAGCACGCCACCGTGTGCGACTCGACCACCTCGTCGGTGCCGCCGGCACCCAGGCGCAGCGGCCAGCCGGCGTGCCGCACCTGCTCCTCGGAGGCGCGGTAGACCATCGCCCACTCGTGCAGCCCGAAGCAGCCGAAGCGTCCCGGTCGCGAGAGCGTCGCGGAGAGCAGGCCGCGGACGAACTCCACGGCCCGCCCGCGCTTCGCGCGGAACCGCTCCAGGTCCAGGTATGCCGTGCCCGCACCGTCGCCCGCGCCCTCGTGCCAGGTGTAGAAGGACCACCCCTCGCGCTCCCGGGCGCCCTCGAGGGCCACGCCGGCCCCGGGGTGCCAGCGCGCCAGCTGGGCCGGCCGCATCGAGTAGTACTCCCAGAGGAAGTCGTCGACGGGGTGCTTGCGGCCCTCGACACGGCGGGCGAGCCGGTCGGCGGACAGCCGCTCGACGGCGGCGGCGTGCACCGCCGCGCGCTCGCGCCATACCTGCTCGGGGAGGACCTGCACGACGTCCCAGGGTAGGTGGTGGGACGCCCCGCTCCCGCACGCGCCCTCCGCGCGATGTGCCCCTCGTCACATTCGCCCGCCCAGATCCGGTCCGCGACCCGGCCGACCGGGCGGAACCCCATACGCTGGGGGCCATGCGCATCTGCCGATTCACCACCGGTGACGACCCGCGGTTCGGTCTCGTGGACGGGGCCGGCGAGAAGATCGCCGAGATCACCGGCGACCCCCTGTACACCCGCATCGAGCTCACGGGCGAGACCTTCCTCGTCGACGACGTGCGGCTGCTCGCCCCCGTCATCCCACGGAGCAAGGTCGTGGCCATCGGCAAGAACTACGCCGACCACGCCAAGGAGATGGGCTCCGAGCTGCCGGCGCAGCCGCTGATGTTCTTCATCCCCAACACCTCGGTCTGCGGCCCGGGCGACCCCGTGGTCATCCCCTCCTTCGCGCAGGAGATCTCCTACGAGGCCGAGCTCGCCGTCGTCATCGGCCGGGTCTGCAAGGACGTCGCGGCCGAGGACGCCCGCAGCGTCATCTTCGGCTACACCGTCGCCAACGACGTCACCGCGCGCGACCTGCAGCGCGGCGACGGCCAGTGGGCCCGTGCCAAGGGCATGGACACCTTCACGCCGCTCGGGCCGTGGATCGAGACCGACCTCGACGTCTCCGACCTGCGGATCACCGCGACGGTCGACGGCGAGCCGCGCCAGGACGGCACCACGGCCGACATGGTCTTCGGCGTCGCCGAGATCATCGCGCACGCCTCGGCGGCCTTCACCCTCCTGCCCGGCGACGTCATCCTCACCGGCACGCCGGCGGGTGTGGGCCCGATCGTCGCCGGCCAGCGCTGCGAGGTCGCGGTCGAGGGGATCGGCTCGCTCGCCAACCCCTTCGTCTCGGCCGACGACCGCGAGCGCGACTGACGGCATGGCCGACACCCCGATCGGGGTCTTCGACTCCGGCTTCGGCGGGCTGACGGTCGCGCGCGAGGTGCTCGACCAGCTGCCGAACGAGTCGGTGCTCTACCTCGGGGACACCGCCCGCACCCCCTACGGTCCGCGTCCGATCGCCGAGGTGCGGCGCTTCGCCCTGGAGTGCCTCGACCGGCTCGTCGACCACGGCGTGAAGGCCCTCGTCATCGCGTGCAACAGCGCCTCGGCCGCCGTGCTGGCCGACGCCCGGGAGCGCTACGACGTGCCCGTGGTGGAGGTCATCCGCCCCGCCGTGCGGCGGGCGGTCGCGGTCACCCGGTCGGGCCGGATCGGGGTCATCTCCACGCAGGCCACCCACCAGTCACGCGCCTACCTCGACGCCTTCGTCGCGGCGCCGCCGCAGGTGCAGGTGTGGTCCCAGCCCTGCCCCCGCTTCGTCGAGCTCGTGGAGGCGGGCGTGACGAGCGGGCCGGAGGTGCTCGAGACGGCGCGCGGCTATCTCGCGCCGCTGCGGGAGCGTGAGGTCGACACCCTGATCCTGGGGTGCACGCACTACCCGCTGCTCACCTCGGCGCTGCAGTACGTCCTGGGGGAGGAGGTCACGCTCGTCAGCTCGGCGGCCGCGACCGCCGCCGACCTCTTCCGCGTGCTCACCGACGGTGGGCTGCTCGCGCCGGCGGGCACCGAGCCCGAGCACCAGTGGCTGACCACCGGCGACCCGCAGGGCTTCACCTTCCTGGCCCGGCGCTTCCTCGGCCCCGAGGTCGAGCAGGTGCACCGCGCCTTCGTCGGCCGCGCCGATGAGCGGGTCTGAGCCCGGCGCGCTATTATCTTGACGTCAAGATAAATCTGCCGAGGAGGCCGCGTGCGCAGCTGGGACCCCGACCGCTACCTGACCTACGCCGACGAGCGCGGC
This genomic interval carries:
- a CDS encoding SixA phosphatase family protein yields the protein MTRTLVVIRHAKAEQGHPQGDVARELAPRGRADAEELGRWLAGEALVPDLVLSSPAARTRQTTAHALTGADADDVEVWGGRGLYDGGAQRVLEAVREVPEESSVVWLVGHQPVMGIVAAGLADEDASDPDALAALDEGFPTATCAVLTTEEAWADLGPGDARLVAVRTARA
- a CDS encoding deoxyribonuclease IV produces the protein MTIRIGAHVDQTDPVAEALARGTTLVQHFLGDPQGYKGPEVHYAGGAAALRAAAEEAGVDLYVHAPYIVNVATTNNRIRIPSRKLLQQHVDAAAEIGAKGLIVHGGHVNKGDDPATGFDNWRKAIQATDLKVPVLIENTAGGDNAMARRLDRIEALWAAVQEADGAENVGFCLDTCHAWAGGIPLAEAAERIHEITGRIDLVHANDSRDAFDSGADRHTSFGTGQIDPDELAAVVRAAGAPVICETPGGPEEHRADFAWLRERL
- a CDS encoding ABC transporter ATP-binding protein, which produces MAEPVISARGLRKVYGDFTAVDGIDFEVRAGESFGLLGPNGAGKSTTMRMIGGTLDRSGGELTVLGMDPADHGPEIRAHLGVVPQQDNLDEELRVRENIVMYGRYFGLPRSYLLPRSQELLAFAQLEAKADAKVGDLSGGMKRRLTIARGLVNEPKILMLDEPTTGLDPQARHVLWDRLFRLKEAGTTLVVTTHFMDEAEQLCDRLIVVDHGRIMAEGSPRQLIREHSTREVVEVRFGSERNAQVVAQLEGVGARNEVLPDRILVYTDDGEAALEEINRRGLHPITSLVRRSSLEDVFLRLTGRTLVD
- a CDS encoding ABC transporter permease, which codes for MTEHVRTELDPAALAYSGRAPGHTVMAARARARGTWFYAETVLRGMRAYFWPIMLYAVGQPLLYMVAMGIGLGTLVSSGVGSVDGVDYLTFVAPALLVSTVVMSVSGEMTYPVMQGFKWQRLYYGPVSTPVSPGQIALGHLLAVVIRFLVQSTIFWLIMLAFGAAPSGWSWLVVPIGVLTATAFGAPLQAYASTLTDEGFQFSFIQRFVVMPMFLFAGTFFPLSAMPTYLHWIGWISPVWHGTELARLASYGAPMSPLMLVVHLAFLLACTVTGMLLAVRFYTRRLRS
- a CDS encoding ABC transporter permease encodes the protein MEAPRTRGLSRRALSSGNVGAVLERGFTVIRNQNWMILVSGFFEPVFYLLAMGIGMGGLVGEVTGPAGEPIPYAAYIAPALLATSAMNGAIYDSTWNVFFKLRFAKLYQAMLQTSLGPLDVALGEILMALFRGFLYALGFLGVLAVMGLVTSWWSLLMVPVAVLIAFGFAALGMGITSYMKTFQQMDLINFVMLPMFLFSATLYPISVYPEPIQWFVMAMPLWHGVELMRQLSFGHFTGATLVHVLYFVGMTVLGLGLTTVRLRKLFLR
- a CDS encoding hemerythrin domain-containing protein, translated to MSGASSPDRARALSLELRAVHDDLREQLHTALDAVQQGRVPEPAPRPLDHCIAFCVALHEHHTGEDRSVFPALRDAAPELGDTIDALVQDHSMISWLLQRAATAIERAAAGTDLGAVAAELEGIGAILESHFRYEERTISEALDRLPDAGPLAQALRPGG
- a CDS encoding ketol-acid reductoisomerase yields the protein MSTVLDPDSADLTLLQDRQVAVLGYDAVAEAHALNLRDSGVDVWVGIDPDSRRAVSAEIEGLTVRSPEEAVAHCDIVLVPAADDHSPGPATFDLEHLQRLLDEHTEPGDLVIVTSGAQVLPGALSVPEGVDLALLRAVGDGQRIREEFLDGRGCPALVAVARDGSGAAWATLTAYAAAMGSLRSGAIVTTVEHQATALDLAEEWVHVPLRKAVEAAFDELVRRGVEDEVAYLAVVHDLKTRVDQINGAGFASQYGPAGHPIGGSEGEPLTRRAAARAAHPLEHVGRRVRAMMSWIR
- a CDS encoding branched-chain amino acid aminotransferase; this encodes MTMTPTSTSFAVTERPERRSAEEIAQLLESPGFGNLFTEHMALIDWDREQGWHDPRVVPYGPIQLDPSAAVFHYAQEIFEGMKAYRHADGSIWTFRPERNAERFNASARRLAMPELPPTMFLDAIKEVVTVDQGWVPSADSGETSLYLRPFMIATEEALGVRPSNRYLFSVICSPAGAYFSGGLKPVSLWVSEHYVRAAAGGTGAAKCGGNYASSLASQAEGIEHGCDQVVFLDAQEHRYVEELGGMNLFFVYADGRVVTPELTGTILPGVTRSSLIELARERGLDVQERRFTIDEWREGVASGEITEVFACGTAAVITPVGRLAWNGGELEMAGGHELTLSLRQELLDIQYGRAEDRHGWLYKLV
- a CDS encoding 3-methyladenine DNA glycosylase codes for the protein MQVLPEQVWRERAAVHAAAVERLSADRLARRVEGRKHPVDDFLWEYYSMRPAQLARWHPGAGVALEGAREREGWSFYTWHEGAGDGAGTAYLDLERFRAKRGRAVEFVRGLLSATLSRPGRFGCFGLHEWAMVYRASEEQVRHAGWPLRLGAGGTDEVVESHTVACSHFDAYRFFTPDAAPRNTLTPTREGQLDNEQPGCLHAGMDLYKWCYKLAPLVPGELTLEAFDLAREIRELDMRAAPYDLRPLGYEPVRIETPEGKAEYVAAQRDFTVRSNALRRRLLDALGPALAEPAPAVGGAQTSL
- a CDS encoding fumarylacetoacetate hydrolase family protein yields the protein MRICRFTTGDDPRFGLVDGAGEKIAEITGDPLYTRIELTGETFLVDDVRLLAPVIPRSKVVAIGKNYADHAKEMGSELPAQPLMFFIPNTSVCGPGDPVVIPSFAQEISYEAELAVVIGRVCKDVAAEDARSVIFGYTVANDVTARDLQRGDGQWARAKGMDTFTPLGPWIETDLDVSDLRITATVDGEPRQDGTTADMVFGVAEIIAHASAAFTLLPGDVILTGTPAGVGPIVAGQRCEVAVEGIGSLANPFVSADDRERD
- the murI gene encoding glutamate racemase, which encodes MADTPIGVFDSGFGGLTVAREVLDQLPNESVLYLGDTARTPYGPRPIAEVRRFALECLDRLVDHGVKALVIACNSASAAVLADARERYDVPVVEVIRPAVRRAVAVTRSGRIGVISTQATHQSRAYLDAFVAAPPQVQVWSQPCPRFVELVEAGVTSGPEVLETARGYLAPLREREVDTLILGCTHYPLLTSALQYVLGEEVTLVSSAAATAADLFRVLTDGGLLAPAGTEPEHQWLTTGDPQGFTFLARRFLGPEVEQVHRAFVGRADERV